The Bordetella sp. FB-8 genome includes a window with the following:
- a CDS encoding MlaD family protein → MENRSYALMAGIFTLALIVAAVIVAIWLEHDKKAVVVYDIVSAHSVGGLSVQSSVRFQGVPVGHVESMTLDQERPGRVLIRIAVKPTTPITDRTWAELDMQGITGLGVVALHDPGTSTHRLQTSAAHPARIPLQPGLLERIEEKGSGLLDDLDQAAGQVKRLLSPQNMQAVSATLQNAEQVSAQIKAASASLGPLVKSLDAAAMQTSDAARRASAALARLAAPDGVLASATQSLRQISLAAARLNTQTLPDVSDMAGQVGETARGASSILRRVGDTPQSLLFGLPPAQPGPGEAGFAGFGEKR, encoded by the coding sequence ATGGAGAATCGTAGTTATGCCTTGATGGCGGGCATATTCACACTCGCCCTGATCGTTGCGGCCGTGATCGTGGCGATCTGGCTGGAGCACGACAAGAAGGCCGTGGTGGTCTACGACATCGTTTCGGCGCATTCGGTGGGCGGCTTGTCGGTGCAGTCGTCCGTGCGGTTCCAGGGTGTGCCGGTGGGACACGTGGAGTCGATGACGCTGGACCAGGAGCGGCCGGGCCGCGTGCTCATCCGCATTGCCGTCAAGCCCACCACGCCCATCACCGACCGGACTTGGGCCGAGCTCGACATGCAGGGCATCACAGGCCTGGGCGTGGTCGCGCTGCATGACCCGGGTACGTCCACGCACCGCCTGCAGACATCGGCCGCGCACCCGGCGCGGATTCCCCTGCAGCCGGGCCTGCTCGAGCGGATCGAGGAAAAAGGCAGTGGACTGCTGGACGACCTCGACCAGGCGGCCGGCCAGGTCAAGCGGCTACTTTCGCCGCAGAACATGCAGGCCGTCTCGGCGACGCTACAGAATGCGGAGCAGGTCTCCGCGCAGATCAAGGCGGCAAGCGCCAGCCTGGGGCCGCTCGTCAAGAGCCTGGACGCCGCGGCGATGCAGACGAGCGATGCCGCGCGCCGGGCCAGTGCCGCGCTGGCCCGGCTTGCCGCGCCCGATGGGGTGCTGGCCTCGGCCACGCAAAGCCTGCGCCAGATCAGCCTGGCCGCGGCGCGCTTGAACACGCAAACCCTGCCCGATGTCAGCGACATGGCCGGCCAGGTGGGCGAGACGGCGCGCGGCGCCTCGTCCATTCTGCGCCGTGTGGGCGATACGCCGCAATCGCTGTTGTTCGGCCTGCCGCCGGCGCAGCCGGGGCCGGGCGAGGCTGGGTTTGCCGGGTTTGGAGAAAAGCGATGA
- a CDS encoding ABC transporter ATP-binding protein: MGDATDDPVISVRGLRTAFGEHVVHDNLDLSVRQGEILSIVGGSGSGKTTLLRAIIGLDRPAAGVVRVLGHDLYEMKQVEFRRLSRRWGMLFQAGALFSALSVFDNVAQPLRELRAFPEDLIAEVVMCRLAMVGLTEQDAGKPPSDLSGGMVKRVALARALALDPSLLFLDEPTSGLDPQRSDEFVALVRALHRELDFTVVMITHDLDTLVDLSSRVAVLADKRVIACDVLQRVVRVDHPFIREFFLGERGRRALGALLSEEKVGHGES, translated from the coding sequence ATGGGCGATGCCACAGACGATCCCGTGATTTCGGTGCGCGGCCTGCGCACGGCGTTCGGCGAGCATGTCGTGCACGACAATCTGGATCTGAGCGTGCGGCAAGGCGAGATTCTGTCCATCGTCGGCGGCTCGGGCTCGGGCAAGACCACGCTGCTGCGCGCCATCATCGGGCTGGACCGGCCCGCGGCCGGCGTGGTGCGGGTGCTCGGACACGACCTTTACGAGATGAAGCAGGTGGAATTCCGGCGCCTGTCGCGGCGCTGGGGCATGCTGTTTCAGGCGGGGGCGCTGTTCTCGGCGCTGTCGGTGTTCGACAATGTGGCTCAGCCCCTGCGCGAGCTGCGCGCGTTTCCGGAGGACCTCATCGCCGAGGTTGTAATGTGCCGCCTGGCCATGGTGGGATTGACTGAGCAGGACGCGGGCAAGCCGCCTTCGGATCTGTCCGGCGGCATGGTCAAGCGCGTGGCCCTGGCGCGCGCTCTGGCCCTGGACCCGAGCCTGCTGTTCCTGGATGAGCCCACGTCGGGCCTGGACCCGCAGCGCTCGGACGAGTTCGTGGCGCTGGTGCGCGCCTTGCATCGCGAGCTGGACTTTACGGTGGTGATGATCACGCACGATCTGGACACGCTGGTCGATCTGTCCTCTCGTGTGGCGGTACTGGCCGACAAGCGCGTGATCGCATGCGACGTGTTGCAGCGGGTGGTGCGGGTGGATCATCCCTTCATCAGGGAATTTTTCCTGGGCGAGCGCGGCCGCCGCGCCCTGGGTGCGCTGTTATCTGAAGAGAAGGTGGGGCATGGAGAATCGTAG
- a CDS encoding ABC transporter permease has protein sequence MPSASIPPVQPVRRDGGVCYLAGDWTAVALAEAGAVTYRRQELPPVGQDMDWDLLGVTRLDTVGAHLIWHAWGGKLPTRAHLSDRQRLVFQVLADHAGQAFAAPRQRVDRLEWLRKIGDMWGNAAENGRAMLVLFGQLVLDFLGLLARRWRVPWKPISAQVYHTGAQALGITALVGFLIGVVLSYLSAQQLRVFGADRFIVQLLGVSIVRELGPVLAAILVAGRSGSAITAEIGVMRVTQELDAMQVMGISHSRRLILPRAVALTISMPLLVLWTDALALLGGALAAKAQLNLSVMWFLRALPDAISMTNYGIGLLKGATFGALIALISCHFGLRIKANTESLGQGTTTSVVTSITAVILVDAMYAILFSSVGL, from the coding sequence ATGCCCAGCGCTTCGATCCCCCCAGTGCAGCCCGTACGCCGCGACGGCGGCGTGTGTTATCTGGCGGGAGACTGGACGGCGGTGGCCCTGGCCGAGGCGGGGGCCGTGACCTACCGGCGGCAGGAATTGCCGCCCGTGGGGCAGGACATGGATTGGGACCTGCTGGGCGTGACGCGGCTCGATACCGTGGGCGCGCACCTGATCTGGCATGCCTGGGGCGGCAAGCTGCCCACGCGGGCGCACCTGTCCGACAGGCAGCGCCTGGTGTTCCAGGTGCTGGCCGATCATGCCGGGCAGGCATTCGCCGCGCCGCGCCAGCGGGTCGACCGACTGGAATGGTTGCGCAAGATCGGCGACATGTGGGGCAACGCGGCCGAGAACGGCCGGGCCATGCTCGTGTTGTTTGGCCAACTGGTGCTGGATTTCCTGGGGCTGCTGGCCCGGCGCTGGCGGGTGCCCTGGAAGCCGATTTCCGCGCAGGTCTATCACACCGGCGCGCAGGCCCTGGGCATTACGGCCCTGGTGGGTTTTCTGATCGGCGTGGTGCTGTCGTATCTGTCGGCGCAGCAATTGCGCGTGTTCGGAGCGGACCGCTTCATTGTGCAGCTGCTGGGCGTGTCCATCGTGCGCGAGCTGGGGCCGGTGCTGGCGGCCATCCTGGTGGCGGGGCGTTCGGGATCGGCCATCACGGCCGAGATCGGGGTGATGCGCGTGACGCAGGAACTCGACGCCATGCAGGTGATGGGCATTTCGCACAGCCGCCGCCTGATTCTGCCGCGCGCCGTGGCGCTGACTATTTCCATGCCGCTGCTGGTGCTCTGGACGGATGCTCTGGCCCTGCTGGGCGGCGCGCTGGCGGCCAAGGCGCAGCTCAATCTTTCGGTGATGTGGTTCCTGCGCGCCTTGCCCGATGCGATCTCGATGACGAACTACGGCATAGGCCTGCTCAAGGGCGCCACGTTCGGCGCGCTGATCGCGTTGATTTCCTGCCACTTCGGCCTGCGCATCAAGGCCAATACCGAGAGCCTGGGGCAGGGCACGACGACGTCGGTGGTGACCTCGATCACCGCTGTGATCCTGGTGGACGCGATGTATGCGATTCTATTTAGTTCGGTGGGGCTGTGA
- a CDS encoding biotin--[acetyl-CoA-carboxylase] ligase, whose product MLRTSAPPTPLALPAPPTLAHLLADWLPAFGQVDWKKETGSTNADLLARAREHPQDKPWLLGAHLQTSGRGRMGRSWQNMAGAALMVSFAFDVQLLAAELPALSPLTGLAACESLRALIGEDAAGQLTVKWPNDLQWGQAKLAGLLVESLRNPGGPGAGHTVVVGIGINLRDAQALSQALERPIADWGQTGAPAAVGVAEIVRALANGFHQAVLDVQREGFGAFARRYARVDALAGQPVNVIDQGKIVQQGIAQGLDAHGRLLLRTAEGAIQPIIVGEVSIRPLS is encoded by the coding sequence ATGCTGCGTACATCCGCCCCGCCCACGCCCCTGGCCCTGCCCGCCCCGCCCACGCTCGCGCACCTGCTGGCGGACTGGCTGCCGGCCTTCGGGCAAGTGGACTGGAAGAAAGAGACCGGCTCGACCAACGCCGACCTGCTGGCCCGGGCGCGCGAACATCCGCAGGACAAACCCTGGCTGCTGGGCGCGCATCTGCAGACCAGCGGCCGCGGACGTATGGGCCGATCCTGGCAGAACATGGCCGGCGCGGCGCTGATGGTGTCCTTCGCCTTCGATGTGCAACTGCTCGCGGCCGAGCTGCCGGCCCTTTCGCCGCTGACCGGCCTGGCCGCCTGCGAAAGCCTGCGCGCGCTGATCGGCGAGGACGCCGCCGGCCAGCTCACCGTCAAGTGGCCCAACGACTTGCAATGGGGCCAGGCCAAGCTGGCCGGCCTGCTGGTGGAGTCGCTGCGCAATCCCGGCGGCCCCGGCGCCGGCCATACCGTCGTAGTGGGCATCGGCATAAACCTGCGCGATGCCCAGGCGCTTTCCCAGGCCCTGGAACGCCCCATCGCCGACTGGGGCCAGACCGGTGCGCCCGCCGCCGTCGGGGTCGCCGAAATTGTCCGCGCCCTGGCCAACGGCTTTCACCAGGCCGTGCTCGATGTGCAGCGCGAGGGCTTCGGCGCCTTCGCGCGGCGCTATGCCCGCGTGGACGCCCTCGCGGGCCAGCCGGTCAACGTCATCGACCAGGGCAAGATCGTGCAGCAAGGCATCGCCCAGGGCCTGGACGCGCATGGCCGCCTGCTGCTGCGCACCGCCGAGGGCGCCATTCAGCCCATCATCGTGGGCGAGGTCTCCATCCGGCCGCTCTCATGA
- a CDS encoding type III pantothenate kinase — MILLIDAGNSRLKLGLLPAGAAHREADTHAFDHANLQALADWLRALPAKPTRAVGVNVAGAERGDAIARVVEQAGGGGTAWLRAEKQTLILRNGYAHPEQLGADRWAAMLGVLARQPARHPPLMIASFGTATTLDTVSSENVFLGGLILPGPAMMRAALAHGTANLPLAQGLATAYPTDTDQAISSGVAAAQAGALVRQWLAARTRFGATPDIYVTGGGWSEVRAEVETLLAQAGAARSVPTGLIYVESPVLDGLAAWVLQTEQRPE; from the coding sequence ATGATTCTGCTGATCGACGCCGGCAACAGCCGCCTCAAGCTCGGCCTGCTGCCTGCCGGCGCGGCACACCGCGAGGCCGATACGCACGCCTTCGACCACGCGAACCTGCAGGCGTTGGCAGACTGGCTGCGCGCCTTGCCCGCCAAGCCCACGCGCGCAGTCGGCGTCAACGTGGCCGGCGCCGAGCGCGGCGATGCCATCGCCCGCGTCGTCGAACAGGCCGGCGGCGGCGGCACCGCATGGCTGCGCGCCGAAAAGCAGACCCTGATTCTGCGCAATGGCTACGCGCATCCCGAACAACTGGGCGCCGACCGCTGGGCCGCCATGCTGGGGGTGCTGGCCCGCCAGCCCGCGCGGCACCCGCCCTTGATGATCGCCAGCTTCGGCACCGCCACCACGCTGGACACGGTCAGCAGCGAAAACGTCTTTCTCGGCGGATTGATCCTGCCCGGCCCGGCCATGATGCGCGCGGCCCTGGCCCACGGCACCGCCAACCTGCCGCTGGCGCAGGGCCTGGCCACCGCCTACCCCACCGATACCGACCAGGCCATCAGCAGCGGCGTGGCCGCCGCCCAGGCCGGCGCCCTCGTGCGCCAGTGGCTGGCCGCGCGCACGCGTTTCGGCGCAACGCCCGACATCTACGTGACAGGCGGCGGCTGGTCCGAAGTACGCGCCGAAGTGGAAACGCTGTTGGCGCAGGCCGGCGCCGCGCGCAGCGTACCCACCGGGCTGATCTACGTGGAAAGCCCCGTGCTGGACGGACTGGCCGCGTGGGTGTTGCAAACCGAGCAACGGCCGGAATAA
- a CDS encoding CHASE domain-containing protein, giving the protein MKWIDRRAHSAWRLGAAAASLVTLVLLLAATLWLWTNAERDSNRVARQSFDYQVNRNRFSIEQRLLAYRETLLGAAGLFDANGDMTRQAWHAYVQALRIEHNYPGIQALGFAVQIPPDGLAAHIRAIRAQGFPDYTVYPPGVRPDMTAVVFVEPFDWRNRRAFGYDMLTEPVRREAMQRARDTGQATASGKVTLVQETKTGVQNGFLMYEPVYRGDASPLTKAARRAQLFGYIYAAFRMNDLMSGILGQDDVSKTHVEIFDGGDLSATHLLYDSVMATDPGASVPASARPAFMKVVPIEFGGRVWTLKFTSLPKFDAAIDVQKPRLILAAGSLISVLMALVIWSLLVSKEQSIGLINANHKLTDEIDERIRLETELKQAKEAAEAANEAKSEFLANVSHELRTPLTLILAPASQLLATTEPPGNWRVQIERLQRNALILLNRVNELLDFSKAQAGKFKAHIEAVNLTELVDMLAGDAAVVAASMDLTLEWSVDAEVGTVFMDREHLERILLNLIGNALKFTPAGGTIRVDARAVDNEKFELRVQDTGIGIAAEDFAILFERFAQVDTSATRRNGGTGIGLALVKALTTLMKGEIAVHSRVGEGTEFVLEFPRLSPQAAEQQASDAPAEITTPLQQALRQAYFTEGLAGRTREDVEIPSPDGTPGKLVLVADDSAQMRAYIRELLSDAWSVVCVEDGEKAWHALLTRPFDIVVSDVMMPRLDGLQLAERMKSNSALRHIPIILLTARGDSLSSSSGLDRGADDYLAKPFVPEELRARLRAAARMSDVQATLREKSREAGMSMLATGVLHNLGNVLNSVTTGATLIKEQLDRSSVAGLSKVVALLEQQGMDLSGFFTHDPRAPLLPRYIAELSGQLNEERDMLLKEASVVIDCCEHAREVINSHRQFAQPTDDVSEVLLAGDLMDAAYKIASAAFNVDGVRVERRYEPAVSLVTDRHKVLQILINLIANALQAMADMQDKSQLALAVKSTQGRVQMMVEDNGAGIDPTHLAVLFNQRFTTRAEGNGIGLHSSATWARELGGQMRVTSKGIGHGSIFVLDLPTNPLIEKNQNQAPDYIVI; this is encoded by the coding sequence ATGAAATGGATCGACCGCCGAGCGCACTCGGCGTGGCGCCTGGGCGCGGCCGCCGCTTCGCTTGTCACGCTGGTGCTGCTGCTGGCCGCCACGCTTTGGCTTTGGACAAACGCCGAGCGTGATTCAAACCGCGTTGCGCGGCAGTCGTTCGATTACCAGGTCAACCGGAACCGATTCTCGATTGAGCAGCGTCTTCTCGCTTATCGGGAGACCTTGCTCGGAGCAGCCGGTCTTTTCGATGCGAACGGCGATATGACCCGGCAGGCCTGGCACGCTTATGTTCAAGCGCTGCGAATCGAACACAATTATCCGGGTATTCAGGCACTGGGATTCGCTGTGCAAATTCCCCCCGATGGTTTGGCGGCGCATATTCGCGCGATTCGCGCCCAAGGGTTTCCCGATTACACGGTCTACCCTCCCGGTGTTCGGCCGGACATGACCGCGGTCGTTTTCGTCGAGCCTTTCGATTGGCGAAATCGGCGTGCGTTTGGCTATGACATGTTGACCGAGCCCGTGCGCCGCGAGGCAATGCAGCGCGCACGCGATACTGGCCAAGCCACTGCTTCGGGGAAAGTCACTCTGGTGCAGGAGACGAAAACGGGCGTGCAGAACGGGTTTCTCATGTACGAACCCGTATACCGCGGTGATGCGTCGCCGTTGACCAAGGCAGCGCGGCGCGCGCAACTTTTTGGCTACATTTATGCCGCGTTTCGCATGAACGACCTCATGAGCGGCATTCTGGGGCAGGACGATGTGTCCAAGACGCATGTCGAAATTTTCGACGGCGGCGATTTGTCGGCAACGCACCTGTTGTACGACAGTGTCATGGCGACGGATCCGGGCGCGTCCGTGCCGGCTTCAGCTCGCCCCGCATTCATGAAGGTAGTGCCCATTGAGTTCGGAGGGCGAGTCTGGACTTTGAAGTTCACGTCCTTGCCCAAGTTCGACGCCGCCATCGACGTGCAAAAGCCACGCCTCATTCTTGCCGCCGGATCGCTGATCAGCGTGTTGATGGCCTTGGTGATCTGGTCGCTGCTTGTCAGCAAGGAGCAGTCGATCGGTTTGATCAATGCCAATCACAAGCTCACCGATGAAATCGACGAGCGGATTCGTCTTGAGACCGAATTAAAGCAAGCCAAAGAGGCCGCCGAAGCCGCCAATGAGGCAAAAAGCGAGTTCCTGGCCAATGTCAGCCATGAATTGCGTACCCCGCTCACTTTGATTTTGGCGCCCGCCAGCCAGCTGTTGGCCACAACCGAGCCGCCTGGGAATTGGCGTGTCCAGATCGAGAGATTGCAGCGCAACGCGCTCATATTGCTCAATCGCGTGAACGAGCTGCTCGATTTTTCGAAGGCGCAGGCCGGAAAATTCAAGGCGCATATCGAAGCGGTAAATCTGACTGAACTCGTCGATATGCTGGCGGGCGATGCCGCGGTCGTTGCGGCGTCGATGGATTTGACGCTGGAGTGGTCGGTGGACGCCGAAGTGGGCACGGTGTTCATGGACCGAGAGCATCTGGAGCGCATCTTGCTCAATCTCATCGGCAATGCCTTGAAATTCACGCCGGCGGGCGGAACGATTCGCGTCGATGCCCGCGCCGTCGATAACGAAAAATTCGAATTGCGCGTCCAGGATACGGGCATCGGCATTGCGGCCGAAGATTTCGCCATTCTGTTCGAGCGCTTTGCCCAGGTGGACACGTCCGCGACCCGTCGCAACGGCGGCACCGGCATCGGTCTGGCGCTGGTCAAAGCGCTGACGACATTGATGAAAGGAGAAATCGCGGTTCATAGCCGGGTCGGGGAGGGAACCGAGTTCGTTCTTGAATTTCCTCGGCTTTCGCCGCAGGCTGCCGAGCAGCAAGCGTCCGATGCGCCGGCCGAGATCACCACGCCGCTGCAGCAAGCGCTGCGGCAGGCCTATTTCACCGAAGGCCTTGCGGGGCGCACGCGCGAGGACGTGGAAATTCCGTCGCCCGACGGCACGCCAGGCAAGCTGGTGCTTGTGGCGGACGACAGCGCCCAGATGCGCGCTTACATACGGGAATTGCTGTCCGACGCGTGGAGCGTCGTTTGCGTCGAGGACGGCGAAAAGGCCTGGCATGCCCTCTTGACCCGGCCGTTCGACATTGTGGTTTCGGATGTAATGATGCCGCGACTTGACGGGCTGCAACTGGCCGAGCGCATGAAGAGCAACAGTGCGCTACGCCATATTCCCATCATTTTGCTCACGGCCCGTGGCGATAGTCTCTCGAGTTCGTCCGGACTGGACCGCGGCGCGGACGATTATCTTGCCAAGCCATTCGTGCCCGAGGAGTTGCGGGCCCGATTGCGCGCGGCGGCGCGCATGAGCGATGTGCAGGCGACGCTGCGCGAAAAGTCCCGCGAAGCCGGCATGAGCATGCTGGCCACGGGAGTGCTGCACAATCTGGGCAACGTGCTGAACAGCGTGACCACGGGTGCCACCTTGATCAAGGAGCAACTCGATCGCAGCAGCGTGGCCGGCCTGTCGAAAGTGGTTGCGCTGCTCGAGCAGCAAGGCATGGACTTGTCCGGATTTTTCACCCACGACCCGCGCGCGCCCTTGCTGCCGCGCTATATCGCTGAGCTTTCCGGTCAGTTGAACGAGGAAAGGGATATGTTGCTCAAGGAGGCCTCGGTGGTTATCGATTGCTGTGAGCATGCCCGGGAGGTCATCAACAGCCATCGGCAGTTCGCCCAGCCCACCGACGATGTATCGGAAGTTTTGCTGGCGGGCGACCTGATGGACGCGGCTTATAAAATTGCCAGCGCCGCGTTCAATGTGGATGGTGTCCGTGTCGAGCGCCGTTATGAGCCGGCCGTCAGCCTGGTTACGGACCGCCATAAAGTGCTGCAGATCCTGATCAATCTGATCGCCAACGCTTTGCAGGCGATGGCGGATATGCAAGACAAATCACAGCTCGCACTTGCCGTCAAGTCGACGCAGGGCCGCGTCCAGATGATGGTCGAGGACAACGGCGCCGGCATCGATCCGACGCATTTGGCGGTATTGTTCAATCAGCGCTTCACCACGCGTGCCGAAGGCAACGGAATCGGCTTGCATTCCAGCGCCACCTGGGCCCGGGAACTGGGCGGCCAGATGCGCGTGACGAGCAAAGGTATCGGCCATGGTTCGATTTTCGTCCTGGATTTGCCTACGAATCCTCTGATCGAGAAGAACCAGAATCAGGCGCCGGATTACATCGTCATCTGA
- a CDS encoding bifunctional diguanylate cyclase/phosphodiesterase gives MKDSIQTQTATPLPDDANEAQAGKAGIDPAADVHAPVPTPRGVRQDDAADTARILVVDDNADMLDVYQKILSPPGSDRSKRLSVLENALFEAESAAEPAQENRHFALDLVSDGKTALAHVIAAREQNRPFAMAFMDVRMPGGWDGIETVRQLWRVDPDIHVVLCTAYSDYSWEQMLAQLTHPDRFVVLRKPFDVTEVRQLARSFCERWIKLRRERDRMRVMVQRFSQESQKARQALEASVRRTKRILECDGDVAFVFDSQWCVTYMSQTAEAAFGLGEDQVLGQNFWRAIAGSEHTETYRISHDAVQSQTARKTVEFCRVLNQLIEVAVYPYGDEVYLCIRNLADPAEGAAAREASEAAIHNDRLTGLPDRLSALRYLHHVLDSRRAEDGPLVVLNCDIDRLREINELVGYDDTDTFLAELGRRIRAFAAGRAFAARVSGGEFLFILRGDDARAPRPWADRLLQTLTEPFVVNGVKLEASLSVGFAEQTRQYETAGDLMHNVLAALALAKADRGGGVRCYEREAGADRHAKIELRQEMTLALGAADDLRLYYQPQLCLRTGRLYGAEALIRWRHPRWGMLAPADFIGVAEESSLILRIDAWVIDRACRQIADWRRRGVVKDDFVVSVNISPRGMCDEQFVKIVQQAVERYGVPAARIELEITENMMMRDLEQAVSSLNALKAIGVRVALDDFGVGYSNLDYIRNFPIDKLKIDRGFVKNLEKDARSLLLVEAIIKLAKSLDLCVVAEGVENEFQRTFLQESGCDLVQGYLTGRPLAVDVFEKFSQEH, from the coding sequence ATGAAAGATTCCATCCAAACCCAAACGGCAACGCCTTTGCCGGACGACGCAAACGAGGCTCAGGCAGGCAAGGCAGGCATCGATCCCGCGGCCGACGTGCACGCGCCCGTGCCCACGCCCCGCGGCGTGCGGCAGGATGACGCAGCGGACACGGCGCGCATTCTGGTGGTCGATGACAATGCCGACATGCTGGATGTCTACCAGAAAATATTGAGTCCTCCAGGCTCCGACCGCTCGAAGCGCTTGAGCGTTCTTGAAAACGCGCTGTTTGAGGCCGAGTCCGCGGCCGAGCCGGCGCAGGAGAACCGGCATTTCGCGCTGGATCTGGTGTCCGACGGCAAGACGGCGCTTGCGCATGTGATCGCGGCGCGCGAGCAGAACCGACCCTTCGCCATGGCATTCATGGACGTTCGCATGCCCGGCGGTTGGGATGGCATTGAAACAGTGCGCCAGCTGTGGCGCGTCGATCCGGATATTCATGTCGTGCTCTGTACGGCGTATTCGGATTATTCGTGGGAGCAGATGCTCGCCCAGCTGACGCATCCCGACCGCTTTGTGGTGTTGCGCAAGCCGTTTGACGTAACGGAGGTGCGCCAGCTCGCCCGTTCGTTTTGCGAGCGCTGGATCAAGCTGCGGCGAGAGCGGGACCGGATGCGGGTCATGGTGCAGCGATTCAGCCAGGAGAGCCAGAAGGCCAGGCAGGCGCTCGAAGCCTCGGTGCGGCGCACCAAGCGCATTCTCGAATGCGACGGCGACGTGGCATTCGTATTCGATAGCCAGTGGTGCGTAACCTATATGAGCCAGACCGCCGAGGCGGCGTTCGGCTTGGGGGAAGACCAGGTGCTGGGCCAGAACTTCTGGCGGGCGATTGCCGGCTCCGAGCACACCGAAACCTATCGGATCAGCCACGATGCGGTCCAGTCGCAGACAGCGCGCAAAACGGTCGAATTTTGCAGGGTGCTCAATCAACTGATCGAGGTGGCGGTCTACCCTTATGGCGATGAGGTGTATCTATGCATCCGCAACCTGGCCGACCCTGCCGAGGGCGCAGCCGCGCGCGAGGCGTCCGAGGCGGCGATCCACAACGATCGCCTGACCGGGTTGCCCGACCGGCTCTCGGCATTGCGCTACCTGCACCATGTGCTCGATAGCCGGCGCGCAGAGGACGGCCCCTTGGTCGTGCTCAATTGCGACATCGACCGGCTGCGCGAAATCAACGAGCTGGTCGGTTACGACGATACCGACACCTTTCTTGCCGAACTCGGCCGCCGTATTCGGGCCTTTGCCGCAGGCCGCGCGTTTGCGGCGCGGGTCAGCGGGGGCGAGTTTTTATTTATTTTGCGGGGCGACGACGCGAGGGCGCCACGTCCCTGGGCCGACCGGCTGCTGCAGACGCTGACCGAGCCGTTCGTCGTCAACGGCGTCAAGCTGGAGGCATCGCTCAGTGTCGGCTTTGCCGAGCAGACCCGCCAGTATGAGACCGCGGGCGACCTGATGCATAACGTCCTGGCGGCCTTGGCGCTTGCCAAAGCCGATCGCGGCGGCGGCGTGCGGTGTTACGAGCGCGAAGCCGGGGCCGACCGCCACGCCAAAATCGAACTGCGCCAGGAGATGACGCTTGCCCTGGGCGCCGCCGACGATTTGCGGCTCTATTATCAGCCCCAATTGTGCCTGAGGACCGGTCGGCTCTACGGCGCGGAAGCTCTCATCCGCTGGCGGCATCCGCGCTGGGGCATGCTGGCGCCGGCCGATTTCATCGGCGTGGCCGAAGAGAGCTCGCTTATCTTGCGAATCGATGCCTGGGTGATCGACCGCGCTTGCCGGCAGATCGCCGACTGGAGACGCCGCGGGGTCGTCAAAGACGATTTTGTCGTGTCGGTCAATATTTCACCCCGGGGCATGTGCGACGAACAGTTTGTCAAAATCGTGCAGCAGGCCGTCGAGCGCTATGGTGTGCCCGCGGCGCGCATCGAGCTGGAGATTACCGAGAACATGATGATGCGCGATCTCGAGCAGGCGGTCAGTTCGCTCAACGCGCTCAAGGCCATTGGAGTGCGCGTGGCCCTGGACGATTTCGGCGTTGGCTATTCCAACCTCGACTACATCAGGAATTTTCCGATCGACAAGCTGAAAATCGATCGGGGATTTGTGAAGAACCTTGAGAAAGACGCGCGCTCGCTGCTGCTTGTCGAAGCCATAATCAAGCTTGCGAAATCACTCGATCTTTGCGTGGTGGCCGAGGGGGTGGAGAACGAATTTCAACGCACTTTTCTGCAAGAGAGCGGCTGCGATCTCGTGCAAGGGTATCTGACGGGCAGGCCGCTGGCCGTGGACGTGTTTGAAAAATTCTCCCAAGAGCACTGA